A genomic region of Pseudopipra pipra isolate bDixPip1 chromosome W, bDixPip1.hap1, whole genome shotgun sequence contains the following coding sequences:
- the LOC135404621 gene encoding olfactory receptor 14C36-like, with protein ALLANGLILSAVACDHHLHTPMGFFLLNLSLTDLGCICTTVPKAMHNSLHNTTTISYTGCAAQVFLLVFFLGTEFSLLTIMCYDRYVAICKPLHYGTLLGSRACAHMAAAAWATGFLYSLLHTTNTFSLPLCQGNALGQFFCEIPHILKLSYSHSNIRELGLVGVSATFCFGCFIFIVFSYVQIFRAVLRIPSQQGRHKAFSTCLPHLAVVSLFVSTGTFAYMKPPSISSPSLDLIVSVLYSVVPPLLNPLIYSLRNQELKDALRKLISGCFSEAINSPSSACYPSH; from the coding sequence gccctcctggccaacggcctcatcctcagcgctgtagcctgtgaccaccacctgcacacccccatgggcttcttcctgctcaacctctccctcacagacctgggctgcatctgcaccactgtccccaaagccatgcacaattccctccataacaccacaaccatctcctatacaggatgtgctgcacaggtctttctgcttgtcttctttcttggaacagagttttccctcctcaccatcatgtgctacgaccgctacgttgccatctgcaaacccctgcactacgggaccctcctgggcagcagagcttgtgcccacatggcagcagctgcctgggccactgggtttctctattctctgctgcacacaaccaatacattttccctgcccctgtgccagggcaatgccctgggccagttcttctgtgaaatcccacacatcctcaagctctcctaCTCACACTCCAACATCAGGGAACTGGGGCTTGTTGGGGTTAGTGCTACTTTTTGTTTTgggtgtttcattttcattgttttctcctatgtgcagatcttcagggctgtgctgaggatcccctctcagcagggacggcacaaagccttttccacgtgcctccctcacctggccgtggtctccctgtttgtcagcactggcacaTTTGCCTACatgaagcccccctccatctcctccccatccctggatctgattgtgtcagttctgtactcagtggttcctccattactgaaccccctcatctacagcctgaggaaccaggagctcaaggatgccctgaggaaactgATAagtgggtgtttttcagaagcaataaactctccttcttctgcatgttatcCATCTCATTAA
- the LOC135404622 gene encoding olfactory receptor 14J1-like → MGFFLLNLSLTDLGCICTTVPKAMHNSLRNTTTISYKGCAAQLFFFFFFISAEYFLLTIMCYDRYVAICKPLHYGTLLGSRACAHMAAAAWATGFLYSLLHTASTFSLPLCQGNALGQFFCEIPHILKLSCSHSGYLREIGLLGVSACFCFGCFIFIVFSYVQIFRAVLRIPSQQGRHKAFSTCLPHLAVVSLFLSTAIFAYLKPPSISSPSLDLALSVLYSVVPPALNPLIYSLRNQELKDAIKKMITGFRVNNKLNETASAINFV, encoded by the exons atgggcttcttcctgctcaacctctccctcacagacctgggctgcatctgcaccactgtccccaaagccatgcacaattccctccgtaacaccacaaccatctcctacaagggatgtgctgcacagctctttttctttttcttcttcatctcagcagagtatttcctcctcaccatcatgtgctacgaccgctacgttgccatctgcaaacccctgcactacgggaccctcctgggcagcagagcttgtgcccacatggcagcagctgcctgggccactgggtttctctattctctgctgcacacagccagtacattttccctgcccctgtgccagggcaatgccctgggccagttcttctgtgaaatcccacacatcctcaagctctcctgctcacactcaggctacctcagggaaattgggcttctTGGGGTtagtgcttgtttttgttttggttgtttcattttcattgttttctcctatgtgcagatcttcagggctgtgctgaggatcccctctcagcagggacggcacaaagccttttccacgtgcctccctcacctggccgtggtctccctgtttctcAGCACTGCCatatttgcctacctgaagcccccctccatctcctccccatcacTGGATCTGGCCCTCTCAGTTCTGTAttcggtggtgcctccagcactgaaccccctcatctacagcctcaggaaccaggagctcaaggatgccataaAGAAAATGATAACTGGATTTAGAGTCAATAATAAA ctcaacgagacggcttctgccatcaactttgtctaa